Part of the Gallaecimonas pentaromativorans genome, GCTGGCCCCCTACTTTATCGCTACCTCGCTCGCCAGCAAGACTGGCTGGTGCTGCTGGATAATTTCATCTTCGTGGTGATAGGTGGCCTGCTGCTGTTTCATGTGATGCCAGAGGCCTTGCGGGCCGGTGGCTGGCCGGTGCTTATCTTGCTGCTGGCCGGTGCTGTCGGCCCCGGTAAACTGGAACACCTGTTCAGCGGCGCCGCCAAGGCGACCCACAACCTGACCCTGTTGGTGGGGGTGGCAGGTCTTTGCCTGCATGCCATCACTGACGGCGCAGCGTTGGTGGATGCCAGCCACACCCAGGCTGGCGCCCTGCTGGCCTTGGGGGTAGTGCTGCATCGCTTGCCGGTAGGCCTGACTCTGTGGTGGCTGCTGCGGCCGCAGTTTGGCACCTTCGCGGCGGTATTGGCCCTGGCGCTGGTGGTTATCGGTACCTTGGTAGGTTATTTCGTCGGCTTCCACTGGTTGCCGGATGTCAGCCCCCGCCAGTTGGGCTGGTTGCAGGGCTTGGTGGCTGGCACCTTGTTGCACGTGGTGCTGCACCGACCCTTTAGCCGCCATCACCATGGCAGCCAGTGGATGGCGGGTCTTGGCGGCCTGGCCGGCGCAGCGGTGCTGGTGGCGATCTCCATGCCGGCCCTTTACCAGGCGCAGGCCCACGGCCATGCCCATGACGCCGATGCCGGTGCGGCGTTGCTGCGTTTTTGGCTGGCCCTCTCTCCTTGGTTGCTGGCGGCCTATGGCCTGGCTATGGTGATGAACTGGCTCCAGCCCCTTCGCCACCGAGGTGACGAGCAGGGCCAAGGCCTGCTGCGGGGCATGGCTTGGGGGTTGATGCTGCCGGTGTGCCTGCCCGATGCCGCCCGGGTTTACCCCAAATTGCTGCAACACGGCGCCAAGCCGCTGATGGCGCTGGCTTTCTTGCTGGCTGCGCCTATTTTCGGTATCGACGCCCTGCTGGCCAGCTTTGCGCTGCTGGGCGGGGAGCTGACCCTCTGGCGCTTTTTGGCGGTATTGGTGTTGGCCTTGGTGTGCGCTGGCTTGCTGGTGCGGTTTTTGCCCCAGGTGCCGGGGCGCAGCTGCTACCAGCATGACGCCGAAGCGCCGCTGCGCTCAGCTTTTGAAATGGGTTACGGCCACCTGATAGACCACACCGCGCCGTGGGTGATCACCGGCCTAGTGGTGGCTTCCACCCTGGCCCCCCATCCGCTGTGGGCCACCTTGGCGGCGCAGCCGGTGTTGCAGCTGCTGCTGGTGTTGGCGCTGGCCTTTCCCTTGCATCTTTGTGCCACCGGTTTGACGCCGGTGGTGGCGGTGTTGCTGGCCTTTGGCCTCGATTGGGGCGCCGCCCTTGCCTTGTTGCTGGTGGGGCCGGCCTTGAACCTGGGCTTGCTGCGGTATCTGGCGGCGCAGCATTCGCGCCAATTCGCCCTGGCGTATGGCCTGGCGGTGGTGGCTATCGCTGCGGTGCTGGCACTGGTGATCAGCCAGTGGCTCGGCATTGGCGCCAGCTCTTTGCCAGAACTCAGTGCCGAGCAGCTAGACAGCCCCTGGCGGGTACTGTGCGCGCTGGTGCTGATTGCGGTGTTTTCCACCGCGCTACTGAGGCGAGGTGCCAGGGGCTTTGTGGCCGAGCTCTGGCCCAAGGGGTTGGAGATAAAACCTCACCATCATCATTGACTTATGGCCATTGGGCGCCACTCTTAAGGCAATCTGGATATTCGGGAGCAACCATGGTCTGGTTGAAAAGAGTGGTGACAGCACTGGTGCTGTTGGTGGTGATATTGCTGATTGTCGGCCTGTTCCTGCCGCGAGACGTGCAGGTGGAGCGCACCGTCACCATCATCGCGCCGCCTCAGCAGGTCTATGCCGAGGTGGTGGACCTTAAACATTTCAACCATTGGTCACCCTGGTTCGGTATCGATCCGGCCACCCGCTATGTACTGGCTGGCAAGCCCGGTCAACCGGGGCAGCAGCTCAGTTGGCAGTCCGACAACCCCAGTGTCGGTAAAGGCTCCATGACTCTGGTTGAGTCCAACGCGCCCGGTTACGTGGCCTTCAAACTCGATTTTGGCCCCCAGGGCCAGGCTGATAGCTACTTTCGGATCCGCAAAGACGGCAAGCAAAGCGAAGTCACCTGGGGCTTTCGTACCAACTTTGGCAACGACATTGCCGGCCGCTATTTTGGGCTGATGATGGACAGCGTGCTGGGTAAGGATTTCGAGAAGGGCCTTGCCAGTCTGAAAAAGACGGTAGAAGAGGGTGAAAATAAACCCGACGACAACGGCTAGAGGAGGGAAGAGGGGATTCTGCCTGTTTCTATTGTCGTCGGGCCAGTCCGAAAACAACGTTACCAACCGAAGCCGGTAACTAGCGGACCTGATAAGGAACTGCGCAGCCGGGACGTCGTCTGCACAGCTGTGAACCGCCGCAATGACCCCGCTTGCAAAAGGGCATCCGCTGAACACCCGTTCACTCTACAACATCACTTAGGCAGTTGGATAGATTAAATTTATGGTTGTGCCTAAAATGCCTGAAATTTCAACAGCAATTATCGGTGCCGGGTGGCTGGGAAAGCCGCTGGCTGCAAGGCTTTTGGCTCAAGGTGGGTCGATTTTGACCACGCGCCGGAGCGCCGTAGGATGCGACGAACTGAAAGCCGCCGGGCTGCCTTGTGTGGCACTCGACCTCGCGGCTGATGACGCCAACCTCACCCCCCTTGCCGGTTTTTCGCGGCTGGTTTTGGCCTTTCCCCCCGGCATTCGCCGCGGCAAAGGGGAGCAATACCTCGACATGTTGGCGCGGTTGCGCGACGGCCTAGCAGGCACCAAAGTGCGGCAAATACTGCTGGTATCTTCCACTGGCGCCCTGGCCGATGTAGAAGCCGAAGTGGATGAGCAAACCCCGGCCGACCCACACTCGCCCCTGGCCCAGGCAGAGCAGGCTTTGCTGCAAGACAGCCGCTACCAGAGCAGCGTTATCCGCATGGCTGGCCTCTTTGGCCCTGGGCGTTATCCTGGCCGCTTCCTGGCCGGTAAAAGTGAGCTGCCCCGGGGCGCGGCCCCGGTCAATCTTATTCACCAGAGCGACGCCGTGGGCCTGTGTCTGGCCATTCTTAACCAGCAGCGCGTGGGGGAAATCTTCCACGGCGTGGCGCCGGTGGCCTACCGGCGCGACCATTTCTACACCGAAGCGGCCAAGCTGCTTGGGCTGGCGTCGCCGCACTTTGCCGACCAGCAGGGCGGCAAGCGAGTGCTTGGCGATTGGACCGCCCAGAGCCTCGGCTACCAATACCAGGTGCCAGACCCCCTGGCGTGGTGCCAAGGGGCGGCGTCTGGGGTAGAATGCTGACCCTTTGCTCAATTTCTTTTTCGACGGGATGGTGTTGTGAACATTCAAGCGCTGCTTAATGACAAGGTTGGGGCTGCCATGGTGGCCGCGGGTGCGCCAGTTGGGACCCCAGCGGCGGTGCGCCAATCGGCCAGGCCGGAGTTCGGCGATTATCAGGCCAACGGTGTCATGGGCGCTGCCAAGCGAATGGGCCAAAA contains:
- a CDS encoding permease produces the protein MLLLLSLLALFAGPLLYRYLARQQDWLVLLDNFIFVVIGGLLLFHVMPEALRAGGWPVLILLLAGAVGPGKLEHLFSGAAKATHNLTLLVGVAGLCLHAITDGAALVDASHTQAGALLALGVVLHRLPVGLTLWWLLRPQFGTFAAVLALALVVIGTLVGYFVGFHWLPDVSPRQLGWLQGLVAGTLLHVVLHRPFSRHHHGSQWMAGLGGLAGAAVLVAISMPALYQAQAHGHAHDADAGAALLRFWLALSPWLLAAYGLAMVMNWLQPLRHRGDEQGQGLLRGMAWGLMLPVCLPDAARVYPKLLQHGAKPLMALAFLLAAPIFGIDALLASFALLGGELTLWRFLAVLVLALVCAGLLVRFLPQVPGRSCYQHDAEAPLRSAFEMGYGHLIDHTAPWVITGLVVASTLAPHPLWATLAAQPVLQLLLVLALAFPLHLCATGLTPVVAVLLAFGLDWGAALALLLVGPALNLGLLRYLAAQHSRQFALAYGLAVVAIAAVLALVISQWLGIGASSLPELSAEQLDSPWRVLCALVLIAVFSTALLRRGARGFVAELWPKGLEIKPHHHH
- a CDS encoding SRPBCC family protein yields the protein MVWLKRVVTALVLLVVILLIVGLFLPRDVQVERTVTIIAPPQQVYAEVVDLKHFNHWSPWFGIDPATRYVLAGKPGQPGQQLSWQSDNPSVGKGSMTLVESNAPGYVAFKLDFGPQGQADSYFRIRKDGKQSEVTWGFRTNFGNDIAGRYFGLMMDSVLGKDFEKGLASLKKTVEEGENKPDDNG